A window from Candidatus Thorarchaeota archaeon encodes these proteins:
- a CDS encoding cupin domain-containing protein yields MEIYRANEAEPKKRVGYTATYVADITLKQEIDNIAFIVVHLDAGARTEPHVHRSLQEAFVFLDATEMGVDENKFSVGAGDVVLVDPGEAHWFSAPADRGISFLAIKLPNIPDDKVKASTG; encoded by the coding sequence TTGGAGATTTACAGAGCAAATGAAGCTGAACCTAAGAAACGAGTGGGCTATACCGCTACCTATGTTGCTGACATCACGCTCAAACAGGAGATAGATAATATTGCTTTCATTGTGGTTCATCTGGATGCTGGAGCTCGTACGGAACCCCACGTACACCGGTCCCTTCAAGAGGCTTTTGTATTCCTTGACGCAACTGAAATGGGCGTTGACGAGAACAAATTTTCCGTTGGAGCTGGAGATGTAGTGCTTGTGGATCCTGGTGAAGCGCACTGGTTCTCAGCTCCAGCTGACAGGGGTATTAGTTTCTTGGCAATTAAACTGCCGAATATACCTGACGACAAAGTGAAAGCGTCAACTGGATAG